The Antechinus flavipes isolate AdamAnt ecotype Samford, QLD, Australia chromosome X, AdamAnt_v2, whole genome shotgun sequence DNA window gtcctatatatgttaaataaacaCAAATCTATCTTAAGCCAGTTGCCTCCTTCCCCTAAAATGGTCATATTAGATGctcaaaatgctttttttaagatttcagaTGTGTcccaattttaaagaaaaagatggcGGGTGGATAAGGGTCGCAAGGGCAGATTTCAGGGTAATTTAGAGTTCACATTGCCCAAAATTGCTGTAGAAGGAAACAGATGAGAGTCAGGAAAGGGAACTAAGCTGAGGGGAAGCAATCCCTATTCAATACATACAGTATATAAATGGCTTGCAAATTACAGTTTACAGAAAAATAGACACTTTCAGAACCATGGTCAGGAGAGAACTCTTAATTTCTAACTACTAAACTATTATAACTAGTTAATTCCTTAACTAAAGTAATTCCTTAAATAAGGAATAGAGGTGATTCTTAAGGACAAAAAAGACCTTTTCAActatataaaacttaaaaagtttttgcacagaataaataaaaaaataagagaagtggggaaaaataaagaactagaaacaaagtgagTGTCCTAAGTTGGGGaatgctgaacaaattgtggtttcTGAAAGGTAAAGGAATATTACTGTGTAGTAAGGAATGACAgttttctgtgattctgtgaccataaagatttcagagaaatatgggaagatcCATGTTGAATTAAGACAGGACCAAAAGAACATGCCCATGAtgacaatataaataaaacaatcacTCAAAGTAAGCTATGCTGAGCTAATGAAAAaccaacaatgacaaaaaaaaaaaaaaacaaacaaacaaaaaaaacaggcTTGAAATATACATTCCAGAGGGGTGGTGGGTAGGGAGGATAGAGCAGAGAGGAGAAAGCACCTTTAATTTGGAAGAGGTGTTTATTTCCAGAAACGACTAGTGATGTGTATAATTTTTGTAAACGAGAGAACATGGCCTCAATTTAATTCAACTATTAATGAGAGCTACTCTGTGAAAAGATGTTgggtaaataaaaagcaaaaaagaaggaaagaagaagcagCTTCACTTCTGGGGGAAGAGGGCACTCCAAGGGAACTGATGAGCAAATACAGGAAAatatgagagggggaaaaagtgcTGCCACCTAGAGGGACAATCACAACTCACCTTGAGGGCCAGATTTTCCACTTTGAAGATGAGGTCCTCCTGGCGTTTTGCTCTATCCTGAGTCTCCTGGTGCTTGTCCTTCATCTCATCAATCTGTTTCTGGAGTCCTTGAACTAAGAGAAAGTTGGTTTCCCTTTATTCTATCCTACATCAGTGGTAGAGCACGATCATGACCTACTAGCTTTGCCACACACTTGATTAAATTGCCTGATACTCATCTGAGCATCCCCAATGCTGGCCCTTACGCTTAGGACTTACCGAGATCACTTGTTTTCTCATCTTCTTGGCGTTGCTCATCAGATTCATCAAGTGTGCTTTGTGAGGGTCTGTCCAGATCTTCCTCGGTGTCAATGATGTTTAAATCTTCATCATCATGGTGATCttggtcatcatcatcatcactgctGCTGCTGATATCATTGAATATCTCTCGAAGTTCATCATGCTCAGCTAGTGTGAAACAAGaggaaacaacaaataaatacaacATTTCACACACCTTCCACTAGAGTGTAAGTGACTGGGCACAGTGGACCAGCATGCCCCTCAAAAACAAAAGTTAGGAAAAGTCTTCTTCACACATTAACTAATTAAGGATTAAGAATACTAATCCCAAACCAAAGAGCAAGTCACTAAGAAAGATCTGAAGGGAGGCCCAGGAATCCTTTGCAAACAAGAACCTGCAGGTTTCTGGAACCTGCTTAACCAACAGTCAGAAACTCATCTCCAGCAAAGCTCTGCTTAAGGGAATGCAGTACCTGATGAGTTATGGCCCTGCTTATGGCCGCTTATTCCTGGAGAGATGTCCAGGCTGGCCAGGGAACCATGGTTATCGTTGTCCTTTGTTTCATCTTCAGCAATGACCTCCCAACCTGAAAACAGGTGCAATGAAGGAAAAGgcaagagaaggggagagaatcCAAGGTCTCCAAAGAGTCTCTAAGTCAAGCATTACTTAATTAGGTCTGACCTCAGCCCAACTGTGCCAAGCTTCTTAGTATAGCAGAATGCACCAACAGCAGTTAACGGAGGCCCCCACACACAACACAAAACAAATCTGATTATCCAGGCAACtaactaaatgaagaaaacaaatttacaGGCCCAGAGAATCTCCCAGGCTTCAAATTTTGGCATATGAAAGGATACGAGTACTGACAGCTTCAGCATCTGTACTCAGCAGTCTCTTGACTTCTTTTTCCACATCTGGAGATTCAATATACTGGGCCAGAAGAGACAAAGAACAATGACAGCATTAAATGCCCCGTAGCGGGAAGGGAAGAGCCTGCTCTTGCAGGAAGAGTCACCAGAATGACCACCATTCTTCAGCAGCaagaaatgaagtctttttcCAGCCCCTGAACTTGCAAAGGATATGGGAGCTTTCCTCCAACAAACACATGAATTGAGAAGCTTGGTTTTTTCCATCTTAAAACTTTATGGCAGTTTTGATTCTAAGGATCCTCCCTTAAAAGTCTAGCTATTATTAAACATTTGTGCTGCCTTTGCAATAAGAGCCTGCACCCTTCGTAGCTATTGAGAAATGAATTGGCTTGAAGATTGCAattcccagatttctttttcttgcagctttgttatttcttgctgttcagttgtttcggTCCTATCTTTGTGACTCCAATTTGGGGGTTTTGGGGCAAAGATACCACAGTGGTCTGCCGTCTCCTTCTACtgcttatttcatagatgaggaactgaagcaaacaggttaagtgacttgtccctgcccatggtcacactggtacaaagtgtctgaggcaagagttgaacacatgaagatgagtcttcttgactccaggcccaacattctaGCCACTGTGTAGCTGCCCGTCTTTGTTATTAGAAACGTTCTGATAAAAAGAAACTCTCTTATCTGCATGTTCTCCCTAGAATCTTATTTTAAGCAATTATCTCCAGAATAACCAAGGTGTCAAGCCACAAATTGAAATGAAAACTTCACAAAGAAGACTCAGTAAAAGCACACAACTGTCTAAAGCAGAGACTTAATTTTCTGATATTGCTTTTATATACTTGTAACAATCCAACATTGCCTTTGCAATAAAtagaagaaacagagataaacagaTTACAAGGTCACTGATGAATAGAAATGGTGAGGTCATTTTTCAGTAAGACAAATTGAGAGGAAGACATAAAAAGCAGTTATTCCCTTCCCAGCTTATTCAGTTCAAATGAACTATTAACTCATGCTGAAACAATGAACAAACAACATTATATAGCCTCTGACTCCAACTGCCTGCGTAATTACTTTTTTTGGTGGAGGTTAATTAAAGAATTATCCTTTTGTTCTTTAGCAGGTTATCAGTGGCTTCCTTTAAAATCTATAAGGATGAGGCAGGTGGGAATAGAAGATGGTCTGTCTACTGAGGTTATGCTCAGTCCAGGGCTTACTGTGAGACCACACTGTGGTACCTTCCGTGTGTAAATCTCACAGTCCAAATCTCCAAAATGTACTTTAGCCAGAGTTCCTCTTGATACCTTTGCCCATCTTCACCTGCTAAGGTCACCTGGCAAAGAAACCAATAACCTATATAAAGTAAGAACTTACCTTCTTCTTGGCTGTTTTCCGGAATCTTCTCTTTCTGACATTTTTCAGTGGCAGAGtgactaaaacaaaataaaagaacatgGATCAGTCTAATTGTTGCTTAGACAACAGTCTAAATAGAtttgattaaaagaaaacatcCTACAGAACCTACCTAGAAGTGACACAAACTGATTTTATGAAATTACAGCACTTGGCAGAAGGCTACTGTATATAAGAGGTAGGTCCTAGAATTCAAAGTCATAGGTTCAAGCTCAGGCCCTTTTAAAACTCTGGCTAAGAGCCTAAATGGGTTTAGGCTTAGGGCAAATGTCTGAGTCACTACCAAAGATTCAGGAGGTGTAAGAAGGAGACCAGGGCAAGAAAAAAGTTTCTCACTTACTGCCATGGTTCCAGATGAATTTcttctctctatctttatcttttttcttatttacttttggATCACT harbors:
- the TAF7L gene encoding transcription initiation factor TFIID subunit 7-like isoform X1, with amino-acid sequence MSKNKEDPPHELESQFILRLPPEYASTVRRAVQSGSVSLKDKLTIELHPDGRHGIVRVDRVPLASKLVDLPCVIGSLKTIDKKTFYKTADICQMLVSTVDGDLYPPLEEPVASSDPKVNKKKDKDREKKFIWNHGITLPLKNVRKRRFRKTAKKKAQYIESPDVEKEVKRLLSTDAEAVSTRWEVIAEDETKDNDNHGSLASLDISPGISGHKQGHNSSAEHDELREIFNDISSSSDDDDDQDHHDDEDLNIIDTEEDLDRPSQSTLDESDEQRQEDEKTSDLVQGLQKQIDEMKDKHQETQDRAKRQEDLIFKVENLALKSRLQAVLDELKQQEEEEKQQIEDICTFSNPSSPQTFSLDQVFDDGQQ
- the TAF7L gene encoding transcription initiation factor TFIID subunit 7-like isoform X2: MSKNKEDPPHELESQFILRLPPEYASTVRRAVQSGSVSLKDKLTIELHPDGRHGIVRVDRVPLASKLVDLPCVIGSLKTIDKKTFYKTADICQMLVSTVDGDLYPPLEEPVASSDPKVNKKKDKDREKKFIWNHGITLPLKNVRKRRFRKTAKKKYIESPDVEKEVKRLLSTDAEAVSTRWEVIAEDETKDNDNHGSLASLDISPGISGHKQGHNSSAEHDELREIFNDISSSSDDDDDQDHHDDEDLNIIDTEEDLDRPSQSTLDESDEQRQEDEKTSDLVQGLQKQIDEMKDKHQETQDRAKRQEDLIFKVENLALKSRLQAVLDELKQQEEEEKQQIEDICTFSNPSSPQTFSLDQVFDDGQQ
- the TAF7L gene encoding transcription initiation factor TFIID subunit 7-like isoform X3; this translates as MSKNKEDPPHELESQFILRLPPEYASTVRRAVQSGSVSLKDKLTIELHPDGRHGIVRVDRVPLASKLVDLPCVIGSLKTIDKKTFYKTADICQMLVSTVDGDLYPPLEEPVASSDPKVNKKKDKDREKKFIWNHGITLPLKNVRKRRFRKTAKKKAQYIESPDVEKEVKRLLSTDAEAVSTRWEVIAEDETKDNDNHGSLASLDISPGISGHKQGHNSSAEHDELREIFNDISSSSDDDDDQDHHDDEDLNIIDTEEDLDRPSQSTLDESDEQRQEDEKTSDLVQGLQKQIDEMKDKHQETQDRAKRQEDLIFKVENLALKSRLQAVLDELKQQEEEEKQQMTTQKLRPAVLDPPLYLV
- the TAF7L gene encoding transcription initiation factor TFIID subunit 7-like isoform X5, giving the protein MSKNKEDPPHELESQFILRLPPEYASTVRRAVQSGSVSLKDKLTIELHPDGRHGIVRVDRVPLASKLVDLPCVIGSLKTIDKKTFYKTADICQMLVSTVDGDLYPPLEEPVASSDPKVNKKKDKDREKKFIWNHGITLPLKNVRKRRFRKTAKKKYIESPDVEKEVKRLLSTDAEAVSTRWEVIAEDETKDNDNHGSLASLDISPGISGHKQGHNSSAEHDELREIFNDISSSSDDDDDQDHHDDEDLNIIDTEEDLDRPSQSTLDESDEQRQEDEKTSDLVQGLQKQIDEMKDKHQETQDRAKRQEDLIFKVENLALKSRLQAVLDELKQQEEEEKQQLSSLQEQLDLLLEK
- the TAF7L gene encoding transcription initiation factor TFIID subunit 7-like isoform X4, with protein sequence MSKNKEDPPHELESQFILRLPPEYASTVRRAVQSGSVSLKDKLTIELHPDGRHGIVRVDRVPLASKLVDLPCVIGSLKTIDKKTFYKTADICQMLVSTVDGDLYPPLEEPVASSDPKVNKKKDKDREKKFIWNHGITLPLKNVRKRRFRKTAKKKAQYIESPDVEKEVKRLLSTDAEAVSTRWEVIAEDETKDNDNHGSLASLDISPGISGHKQGHNSSAEHDELREIFNDISSSSDDDDDQDHHDDEDLNIIDTEEDLDRPSQSTLDESDEQRQEDEKTSDLVQGLQKQIDEMKDKHQETQDRAKRQEDLIFKVENLALKSRLQAVLDELKQQEEEEKQQLSSLQEQLDLLLEK